The Hyphomicrobiales bacterium genome has a window encoding:
- a CDS encoding conserved hypothetical protein (Evidence 4 : Unknown function but conserved in other organisms) → MANGRQIAEANVRKLRAWADEIRRPEDWAAFITNGQLNRSAIASACGFGRSVFAQNPAAKALFFELEGRLHQTGVLEPRVERDRGATDASVQAQHHPAAADDKTRRLEQEIKRRDERIAAQMAEITGLRDRLRRLEHIEQIMLSGRRVIV, encoded by the coding sequence ATGGCCAATGGCCGCCAGATTGCCGAGGCGAACGTCCGCAAACTGCGAGCTTGGGCTGACGAAATCAGACGTCCAGAGGACTGGGCCGCCTTCATTACAAATGGGCAGTTGAACCGGAGCGCCATCGCTAGCGCTTGCGGGTTTGGAAGGTCCGTGTTCGCCCAGAATCCAGCGGCGAAAGCTCTTTTCTTTGAGCTTGAGGGTCGCCTGCACCAAACTGGCGTCCTGGAGCCGCGAGTGGAACGAGATAGAGGCGCTACCGATGCCAGCGTCCAGGCGCAGCATCATCCTGCTGCCGCCGACGACAAGACGCGCCGCTTGGAGCAGGAGATTAAAAGACGAGACGAGCGCATCGCTGCACAGATGGCCGAGATCACTGGGCTCAGGGATCGCCTCCGACGACTGGAGCATATTGAGCAGATCATGCTGTCCGGGCGGCGGGTAATAGTGTGA
- a CDS encoding hypothetical protein (Evidence 5 : Unknown function) produces MRAYRRFFEAHQAALSKLADIKAIPDPVTPLRLASVADEGDA; encoded by the coding sequence ATGCGCGCATATCGGCGCTTTTTCGAGGCCCACCAGGCGGCGTTGAGCAAGCTTGCCGACATCAAGGCCATTCCGGATCCCGTCACACCTCTTCGCCTTGCATCCGTAGCCGATGAGGGGGATGCCTGA
- a CDS encoding conserved hypothetical protein (Evidence 4 : Unknown function but conserved in other organisms), translated as MSGGDRPAQFDQFISTYQRVANANGLRWDIPVGPDGAVSKDVRWDIGEITGTPKPPAFYLSDFGRDPSTLAILNAERASLGASLINDGAISPEWRELLKALTVRALFEKRNSAKHIRHGILRPIRALATCCYEKEPWELNSEDVGTALSILGKADKNAKLQSLVEALLIILDDNGLSAFCPLLGQRSKRLNARKRMPEIRTKLEERRRADRLPRAREFWEMLRILLEERPTSFYDMVRFGAVELGILMGLRVEEIATIPVKPVSVKKYVDVRGQSAAVRGGIGQTMFIRHFSEKQGLRSARSVIYAETSTSILRMFEDEVQTVLDRVEQATAPLRQRLKEQITTGRIFPEYALDEMVPLTEIYPRISGNPFVFYGPKNNHLAKKYRRTLDPKVLLEIRSYQARLQSQGAPYSGAFTLYMARSGNSWIPRRDIATSELRPASNASRPRYGSLGVLISEFEQAIKINLPTKLSDTEGFPLEGQRELAVHECLFLAPKRALNEARGDTVCDVTRYAFVGRLTSQDITEALGKESVAGQSFFAKYGKPEAASYTLNSHAMRHMHNNELFVAGVADTIITHRFGRKSVAQSHEYDSRTLAQELTDMELPPGTADLLIGPARDAFKLIASNRSSGRVVDEFRRIQKEEGDEAAVVYLAAEADGMQITPYGLCLNSFVVEPCPRHLECFGGCSHLMRTGLPGETTQLQKLAGRYQAVLASIDKHPGSDAAKSKAKAQATARLAAIEQAIATKAGDFVFPNGEDLSRPFKEVRMSGLIE; from the coding sequence ATGAGCGGCGGCGATCGTCCGGCCCAATTTGATCAGTTCATCTCGACCTACCAGCGGGTTGCAAATGCGAATGGCCTTCGCTGGGACATCCCTGTGGGGCCTGACGGTGCTGTGTCGAAGGATGTTCGGTGGGATATCGGTGAAATAACGGGCACACCAAAGCCGCCGGCCTTTTATCTCTCCGACTTTGGTCGGGATCCATCCACCCTCGCCATCTTGAACGCCGAGCGAGCATCTCTCGGCGCCTCCCTTATCAACGATGGTGCAATCAGTCCCGAATGGCGGGAGCTTTTGAAGGCACTGACGGTTCGGGCTCTGTTTGAGAAGAGGAATAGCGCCAAGCATATTCGCCATGGAATCTTACGACCGATACGCGCCTTGGCTACCTGCTGCTATGAGAAAGAGCCGTGGGAACTGAACAGCGAGGACGTAGGTACGGCGCTGTCGATCCTGGGGAAAGCTGACAAAAACGCCAAGCTCCAATCGCTGGTCGAAGCTTTGTTGATCATTCTCGATGACAACGGACTTTCGGCCTTTTGCCCTTTGCTTGGACAGCGATCGAAGAGGCTGAATGCGAGAAAGCGCATGCCGGAGATCCGCACGAAACTCGAAGAGCGGCGGAGGGCAGATCGCCTTCCCCGGGCGCGGGAGTTCTGGGAAATGCTCCGCATTCTCCTCGAGGAACGCCCCACATCCTTCTACGACATGGTCAGGTTCGGCGCCGTGGAGCTTGGCATCCTGATGGGTTTGCGCGTCGAAGAGATAGCGACAATTCCCGTGAAGCCGGTAAGCGTGAAAAAATACGTGGACGTTCGTGGGCAGAGCGCCGCCGTGCGGGGTGGCATTGGCCAGACCATGTTCATCCGTCACTTCTCGGAAAAGCAGGGCCTGAGATCGGCCCGCTCCGTCATCTATGCCGAAACTTCCACCTCGATCCTCCGGATGTTCGAGGATGAGGTGCAAACCGTGCTCGACCGCGTGGAACAAGCAACCGCGCCGTTACGCCAACGTCTCAAGGAGCAAATCACAACCGGCCGCATATTCCCCGAGTATGCTCTCGACGAAATGGTGCCATTGACGGAAATTTACCCTCGCATATCAGGAAACCCGTTTGTCTTTTACGGCCCTAAGAATAATCATCTCGCTAAGAAATACCGTCGGACGCTTGACCCCAAGGTTCTCTTGGAAATCAGGAGCTACCAAGCGCGACTTCAAAGCCAAGGAGCACCGTATAGCGGTGCATTTACCCTATACATGGCACGGAGTGGAAACAGCTGGATTCCTCGTCGCGATATCGCGACTTCCGAATTGCGGCCAGCCAGCAATGCATCGCGTCCACGGTATGGATCCCTCGGCGTCCTGATCTCGGAGTTCGAACAGGCAATCAAGATAAACTTGCCGACGAAGCTCAGCGACACCGAAGGCTTTCCTCTTGAAGGACAGCGAGAACTCGCTGTCCATGAATGCCTCTTTCTGGCTCCAAAGCGCGCCCTCAATGAAGCACGCGGAGATACCGTCTGCGACGTAACACGATATGCCTTCGTCGGTCGCCTGACTTCGCAAGACATCACTGAGGCGTTGGGAAAGGAAAGCGTGGCGGGGCAGAGCTTCTTTGCTAAGTATGGCAAACCGGAAGCGGCATCCTACACGCTCAACTCGCATGCCATGCGACACATGCACAATAACGAGCTGTTTGTTGCTGGCGTCGCTGATACCATCATTACTCATCGCTTTGGCCGGAAATCCGTTGCGCAAAGCCATGAATACGATAGCCGAACGTTGGCCCAGGAATTGACCGACATGGAGTTGCCGCCAGGCACGGCGGACCTTCTTATCGGACCCGCTCGGGATGCCTTTAAGCTCATCGCCTCCAATCGGAGTAGTGGTCGGGTCGTCGACGAGTTTCGCCGGATCCAAAAGGAAGAAGGCGACGAAGCCGCAGTGGTCTATTTGGCTGCCGAGGCCGACGGGATGCAGATCACGCCATATGGCCTTTGCCTGAACTCCTTTGTCGTTGAACCCTGCCCTCGCCACCTCGAATGTTTCGGTGGCTGCAGCCATCTGATGAGGACGGGTTTGCCGGGCGAGACCACACAGCTCCAAAAGCTCGCAGGCCGGTATCAAGCTGTTCTCGCCTCGATCGACAAGCACCCTGGGTCAGACGCAGCGAAATCCAAGGCAAAGGCACAAGCGACCGCCCGACTGGCGGCGATCGAACAGGCCATCGCGACCAAAGCAGGCGACTTCGTCTTCCCCAATGGTGAGGATCTTAGCCGCCCCTTCAAGGAAGTTCGCATGAGCGGCCTAATCGAATGA
- a CDS encoding Site-specific recombinase, phage integrase family protein: protein MNYFETSPNSKPSDSVEIFNSVAEELGPLPKIARYYDEYNEKTKSIDTSEKRWIIDCGGRKATLPYSNLSAQLEILLKHFTINRLHKNPSTAVNYLGDYIRTIAYQLPLLIIACKAPEDAISYLRTEFFALSGVVGSSQYFTSAKAMLYFFCEVEIAGWGKSHANILKSINAPFERSKYRTVRDGAAIISFEEERRIISYFDDLNAEILRGSPASVQTADLRDACVLFWNYAHAMRPIQIANRDIGHARLRTQDEGNPVIHLTFRYAKQRGKAKSMEQTRKMKRDWTPMMAEWLARRALLNPAVDFDRPNSLFGVSPSEITTIVAEKTEQITGVRRVPYDLRHSAAQRKADAGCSRVELAEFLMHQDIETADAYIEMSPTQAEKINQALGLSPLFQAIDKALKARSVTLDELNDLPNDMQVGSAPHGHLIAGIGGCAIGQSFCTKTPALACYGCAKFMYLRDAEVHRAARDSVQQIVQEFVASGRTDRVSPAFMQLREVVEIIDAIVEDLDPTMPEQAR from the coding sequence ATGAACTATTTTGAAACTAGCCCAAATTCAAAGCCATCTGATAGCGTCGAAATCTTTAATTCCGTCGCTGAAGAATTGGGCCCGTTGCCAAAAATAGCTCGCTATTATGATGAATATAACGAGAAGACGAAATCTATAGATACAAGTGAGAAGCGCTGGATTATCGACTGCGGCGGAAGAAAAGCGACGTTGCCGTACTCAAATCTCAGTGCGCAATTGGAGATTTTATTAAAGCATTTTACTATCAATAGGCTTCACAAAAATCCCTCTACAGCAGTAAATTACCTCGGGGATTATATCCGCACGATCGCGTATCAGTTGCCTCTTTTGATCATTGCGTGCAAGGCGCCTGAAGATGCTATTTCATATCTAAGAACGGAATTCTTTGCGCTGTCAGGCGTCGTCGGAAGCAGCCAATATTTTACGTCCGCTAAGGCGATGCTCTATTTTTTCTGCGAAGTTGAGATTGCTGGCTGGGGAAAGTCGCATGCGAACATATTGAAATCAATCAACGCGCCATTCGAGCGCTCCAAGTACCGAACGGTTCGCGATGGAGCAGCGATCATCAGCTTCGAGGAGGAGCGCAGAATCATCTCATATTTTGACGATCTGAACGCTGAAATTCTCCGTGGTAGCCCTGCCTCGGTGCAGACGGCGGACCTCCGCGACGCGTGCGTACTGTTCTGGAATTATGCGCACGCCATGCGTCCTATTCAGATCGCCAACCGCGATATCGGCCACGCCAGGCTTCGCACTCAGGATGAGGGAAATCCGGTCATTCATTTGACTTTCAGGTACGCCAAGCAAAGGGGCAAGGCGAAGTCCATGGAGCAAACCCGCAAGATGAAGCGGGACTGGACGCCGATGATGGCCGAGTGGTTGGCGCGACGAGCATTGCTAAATCCCGCCGTCGATTTCGATCGGCCCAATTCCCTATTCGGGGTCTCGCCCTCTGAAATCACTACGATCGTAGCGGAGAAAACTGAGCAGATCACAGGTGTTCGCAGGGTGCCTTATGACCTTCGGCATTCCGCTGCGCAACGGAAGGCGGATGCCGGCTGTTCCCGCGTTGAGTTGGCCGAGTTCCTTATGCACCAGGACATCGAGACAGCTGACGCCTACATCGAGATGAGCCCAACTCAGGCGGAGAAAATCAATCAGGCCCTTGGCCTGTCTCCCCTGTTCCAGGCGATTGATAAGGCGCTGAAAGCGCGCTCCGTCACACTCGACGAACTCAATGATCTGCCGAATGACATGCAGGTTGGCTCCGCTCCTCATGGCCATCTGATCGCGGGAATTGGGGGCTGCGCCATCGGGCAGTCCTTTTGCACAAAGACCCCTGCCCTCGCATGCTACGGCTGCGCCAAGTTTATGTACCTCCGAGATGCCGAGGTGCATCGGGCTGCTCGGGATTCCGTTCAGCAAATCGTCCAGGAGTTTGTCGCGTCCGGCCGCACAGATCGGGTGAGCCCAGCGTTCATGCAGCTGCGCGAGGTGGTGGAAATTATTGATGCCATTGTCGAGGATTTGGATCCGACCATGCCGGAGCAGGCGCGATGA
- a CDS encoding Site-specific recombinase, phage integrase family protein gives MGIRNLNSDFVPASLRRPVAVATSGVPRFWSAVYEVTSLAHLRNNTTRMHLHAIDAFYQHVEDIHGADVLDDILHQADADRLSTSLEGFFIKLRNSAVQTGSDHRDRWATVSSFVETIVKRVSEAEESHRSIHRRIQRLSARLSNLRPNPKAPNPSTIRALPSTVLREIYAIFDPASSNNPFRGESRRWRNHCLLLAFLHQGLRRGEALLLPADAIKSGIDDQTLKPRHWINVQNLFAEEDPRFCDAPSIKNDHSVRQVPVSPDVARRFQHFYENHRGKSPYPHFFLNSSGVPLGSRSVSKIMSSASSALSHTSRQHLLDAMREPKVTAHDLRHTCAVVRLYHFRSAGISEEAALQKLRAFFGWTYDSVMPRLYARAYWERHVAQVWNDDFDSHVNAIRAIEPSIDQVRI, from the coding sequence ATGGGCATCCGCAACCTCAACTCGGACTTCGTCCCGGCGTCATTAAGACGCCCCGTCGCGGTCGCGACTTCCGGCGTTCCGAGATTCTGGTCCGCGGTCTATGAGGTCACCTCGCTTGCGCATCTCCGGAACAACACCACCCGGATGCATCTTCATGCAATCGATGCGTTCTATCAGCACGTCGAGGACATTCACGGCGCCGACGTCTTAGACGATATCCTTCACCAGGCAGACGCGGACCGTCTTTCAACGTCGTTGGAGGGCTTTTTCATCAAGCTGAGGAACTCAGCCGTTCAGACCGGTTCGGATCACCGTGACCGGTGGGCGACCGTATCGAGTTTCGTCGAGACCATCGTCAAGCGCGTATCGGAAGCGGAGGAATCTCACAGAAGCATTCACAGACGGATCCAGAGGCTTAGTGCCAGGCTTTCAAATCTTCGCCCAAACCCTAAAGCCCCCAACCCCAGCACAATCCGCGCTTTGCCGTCGACCGTCTTGCGTGAAATCTACGCAATCTTCGATCCGGCGTCCTCCAACAATCCATTCCGTGGTGAGAGCCGCCGGTGGCGAAATCACTGCCTTTTGCTCGCATTCCTCCATCAAGGCCTTCGCCGAGGTGAGGCTTTGCTTTTGCCCGCCGATGCCATCAAGAGCGGCATCGATGATCAGACCTTGAAGCCGCGACACTGGATCAATGTTCAGAACCTCTTCGCCGAGGAAGACCCTCGCTTTTGCGATGCGCCTTCGATCAAGAATGACCACAGCGTGAGGCAGGTTCCTGTATCTCCGGATGTCGCCCGCCGCTTCCAGCATTTCTATGAGAATCATCGAGGAAAATCCCCCTACCCCCATTTTTTTCTCAATTCCAGCGGAGTACCACTCGGCTCCCGAAGCGTTAGTAAGATCATGTCGAGCGCATCAAGCGCGCTGTCTCACACTTCTCGACAGCATCTCCTGGACGCGATGCGCGAACCAAAGGTCACGGCTCATGACTTACGGCACACATGCGCCGTCGTAAGGCTCTATCATTTTCGATCTGCCGGAATTTCGGAAGAGGCAGCCTTACAGAAACTGCGGGCGTTCTTCGGATGGACCTACGATTCAGTTATGCCGCGACTCTACGCTCGGGCGTACTGGGAACGGCATGTTGCACAAGTATGGAATGATGATTTCGATTCCCATGTGAACGCAATTCGCGCCATCGAGCCTAGCATTGACCAAGTGCGGATATGA
- a CDS encoding hypothetical protein (Evidence 5 : Unknown function) translates to MNKFHNMSYAKARYFQNWCEATSL, encoded by the coding sequence ATGAACAAGTTCCATAATATGTCTTATGCGAAGGCGAGGTACTTTCAAAACTGGTGCGAAGCGACGAGTCTCTGA
- a CDS encoding Metal-dependent hydrolases of the beta-lactamase superfamily I; PhnP protein, which produces MTLTVTILGCGSSGGVPRPGSGWGACDPTNPKNRRRRCSILVERSGLGGTTRVLVDTSPDLREQLLSAEVPALDGVLLTHDHADHLHGIDDLRALVLYMGRRIRVYADTTTEASLRSRFGYLFETPAGSYYPPILDLDQIIAGRSQTIDGSGGPIEALPFRVEHGPNYEALGFRFADFAYLPDVSLIPPAAMDAMADLDMLVLDCLRETPHVSHFHLERSLEAIAALKPRRAILTNLHVDLDYASLTKRLAGNIDVAFDGMTVTVPI; this is translated from the coding sequence ATGACGCTGACCGTGACGATCCTCGGCTGCGGTTCCTCGGGCGGCGTGCCACGGCCCGGCTCCGGCTGGGGAGCCTGCGATCCCACAAATCCGAAGAACCGTCGGCGGCGCTGTTCCATCCTGGTGGAGCGATCGGGCCTCGGCGGAACAACGCGCGTTCTGGTCGACACCTCACCGGATCTGCGCGAGCAACTCCTGTCGGCCGAGGTGCCGGCCCTGGATGGCGTCCTGCTGACGCATGACCACGCCGATCACCTCCATGGCATCGACGATCTGCGTGCGCTCGTCCTGTATATGGGCCGAAGGATCCGGGTCTACGCCGACACGACCACGGAGGCGTCGCTGCGCTCGCGCTTCGGCTATCTCTTCGAGACGCCGGCCGGCAGCTATTATCCGCCGATCCTCGACCTCGACCAGATCATCGCGGGCCGCAGCCAGACCATCGATGGCTCCGGCGGGCCGATCGAGGCTCTGCCGTTCCGGGTCGAGCACGGGCCGAACTACGAAGCCCTGGGCTTCCGTTTCGCCGACTTCGCTTATCTGCCCGATGTGAGCCTGATCCCGCCGGCGGCCATGGACGCCATGGCCGATCTCGACATGCTCGTTCTCGATTGCCTTCGCGAGACGCCGCATGTGAGCCATTTCCATCTCGAACGCTCGCTCGAGGCAATCGCCGCGCTGAAACCGCGCCGCGCGATCCTGACGAACCTGCATGTCGATCTCGATTATGCGAGCCTGACCAAGCGCTTAGCGGGCAATATCGATGTGGCGTTCGACGGCATGACGGTGACCGTGCCGATTTGA
- the ycfH gene encoding putative metal-dependent hydrolase YcfH (Evidence 3 : Putative function from multiple computational evidences), with amino-acid sequence MMLIDTHCHLDFPDFATELPAYVARAEAAGVGRMVTISTRVARFANYAAIAERFPSVWFSVGTHPHQAHEELDVTAERLAELSRHPRCVAIGEAGLDYHYDSSPREAQARGLRTHIAAARMTQLPLVIHAREADDDMIAILREEAGKGAFPAILHCFTAGEALAMAGVELGFYVSFSGIVTFKTSENLRRIARMLPRERLLVETDAPYLAPVPFRGKRNEPAYVAETAKVMAETIGVSFDEIARITTENARRCYWKMDHAAPIAQVA; translated from the coding sequence GTGATGCTGATCGACACGCACTGCCATCTCGACTTTCCGGACTTCGCCACGGAGCTGCCCGCCTATGTGGCGCGGGCGGAAGCTGCTGGCGTCGGCCGCATGGTCACGATATCGACGCGCGTCGCGCGCTTTGCGAACTATGCCGCGATCGCGGAGCGCTTCCCCTCGGTCTGGTTCTCGGTCGGGACGCATCCGCATCAGGCGCATGAAGAACTCGATGTCACGGCCGAGAGGCTGGCGGAGCTGTCGCGCCATCCGCGCTGCGTCGCCATCGGTGAAGCCGGGCTCGACTATCATTACGATTCAAGCCCTCGCGAGGCACAGGCGCGAGGACTGCGCACCCATATCGCCGCCGCCCGGATGACACAGCTGCCGCTCGTCATCCATGCTCGCGAGGCGGACGACGACATGATCGCGATCCTGCGCGAAGAAGCCGGGAAGGGCGCTTTTCCCGCCATCCTGCATTGCTTCACTGCAGGCGAAGCGCTCGCCATGGCGGGTGTCGAGCTCGGCTTCTATGTGTCCTTCTCCGGCATCGTGACCTTCAAGACCTCGGAAAACCTGCGCCGCATCGCGCGAATGCTGCCGCGCGAGCGTCTGCTGGTCGAAACCGACGCACCCTATCTCGCGCCTGTTCCGTTCAGAGGCAAGCGCAACGAACCCGCCTATGTCGCTGAAACGGCGAAGGTTATGGCGGAGACGATCGGCGTTTCCTTCGACGAGATCGCGCGGATCACGACCGAGAACGCCCGGCGCTGCTACTGGAAGATGGACCACGCCGCACCGATCGCTCAGGTCGCCTGA
- the metG gene encoding Methionine--tRNA ligase has protein sequence MATAPKFYLTTAIHYTNGPPHIGHAYEMVASDAIARFKRLDGYDVFAMTGTDEHGQKVQRTAAQNGLSPKEFVDKIAARFQQMEQTLGCSFDRFIRTTDSDHKVSTDELWRRMEANGDIYLAKYSGWYSVRDEAFYGEEETTLQPDGTRLGGQGTPVEWVEEESYFFRLAKYQDALLKLYDEVPDFISPETRRNEIVSFVKGGLEDLSISRTTFDWGLSVPGDPKHVMYVWVDALNNYVTGTGFPDPASPRAHYWPADVHIIGKDIVRFHAVYWPAFLMSAGLPLPKRVFGHGFLLNKGTKMSKSLGNVVDPFDLAATYGVDQLRYFFLREVSFGQDGNYSHEAIVGRINADLANDLGNLAQRSLSMITKNCEGRVPPRGTMTEADEAMLAMADGALAKARESMRDFALHTVLADIWAVVAEANRYFAGNEPWRLTKSDPARRDTVLYVTIEVIRQVAILVQPVMPVAAGKLLDLLAIAPEARSFATLGEAGRLASGTPLPAPSAVFPRYVEPEDGQAA, from the coding sequence ATGGCCACGGCCCCGAAATTCTATCTGACGACCGCGATCCATTACACCAACGGGCCGCCGCATATCGGCCACGCCTATGAGATGGTGGCGTCGGACGCGATCGCGCGCTTCAAGCGGCTCGACGGCTACGACGTCTTCGCCATGACCGGCACCGACGAGCATGGCCAGAAGGTCCAGCGCACGGCGGCGCAGAACGGCCTGTCGCCGAAGGAGTTCGTCGACAAGATCGCGGCGCGCTTCCAGCAGATGGAACAGACGCTCGGCTGCTCCTTTGACCGTTTCATCCGCACCACGGACTCCGACCACAAGGTCTCGACCGACGAGCTCTGGCGGCGGATGGAAGCCAATGGCGACATCTATCTCGCCAAATATTCCGGCTGGTATTCGGTACGGGACGAAGCCTTCTACGGAGAGGAGGAGACGACCCTTCAGCCCGACGGCACGCGCCTCGGAGGGCAGGGGACGCCGGTCGAGTGGGTCGAGGAGGAAAGCTACTTCTTCCGGCTCGCCAAATACCAGGACGCGCTGCTGAAGCTCTACGACGAGGTTCCGGATTTCATCTCGCCGGAGACGCGCCGCAACGAGATCGTATCCTTCGTCAAGGGCGGGCTCGAGGATCTCTCGATCAGCCGCACGACCTTCGACTGGGGCCTGTCCGTGCCGGGCGACCCGAAGCACGTCATGTATGTCTGGGTCGACGCGCTCAACAACTACGTCACCGGAACGGGCTTCCCCGATCCGGCAAGCCCGCGCGCGCACTACTGGCCGGCCGATGTCCACATCATCGGCAAGGACATCGTGCGCTTCCATGCGGTCTATTGGCCGGCCTTCCTGATGTCGGCGGGGCTGCCGCTGCCCAAGCGCGTCTTCGGCCACGGCTTCCTGCTCAACAAGGGCACGAAGATGTCGAAGTCGCTCGGCAACGTGGTCGATCCCTTCGACCTCGCCGCGACCTATGGCGTCGACCAGCTGCGCTATTTCTTCCTGCGTGAGGTCTCCTTCGGCCAGGACGGCAATTACAGCCACGAGGCCATCGTCGGGCGGATCAATGCCGACCTCGCCAACGACCTCGGCAATCTGGCGCAGCGCTCGCTGTCGATGATCACGAAGAACTGCGAGGGCAGGGTGCCGCCGCGCGGAACGATGACGGAGGCCGACGAGGCCATGCTGGCCATGGCCGACGGCGCGCTCGCCAAGGCACGCGAGTCGATGAGGGACTTTGCGCTGCACACCGTTCTGGCCGATATCTGGGCCGTCGTCGCCGAGGCGAACCGCTATTTCGCCGGCAACGAGCCCTGGCGCCTGACCAAGTCGGATCCGGCCCGCCGCGATACCGTGCTCTATGTCACGATCGAGGTGATCCGGCAGGTGGCGATCCTGGTGCAGCCGGTGATGCCGGTCGCGGCAGGCAAGCTGCTCGATCTGCTCGCCATCGCCCCCGAGGCGCGCAGCTTTGCAACGCTGGGCGAGGCCGGCCGTCTGGCGAGCGGTACGCCGCTGCCGGCGCCGAGCGCGGTGTTCCCGCGCTATGTCGAGCCCGAGGATGGTCAGGCGGCGTGA
- a CDS encoding DNA polymerase III delta prime subunit translates to MRETSDEPDRLPIAPHPRETLSLIGHEAQERAFLDAVTSGRMHHAWLLGGPEGIGKASFAYRAARFMLSAGDPRNRAAQKTDLAMPENDPATRRIMAQSHPDLHVLRRIPKPDGKSYTSNVPVDAVRRVIDRFGASAAEGGWRVCIVDSAEDMERSAANALLKLLEEPPPRALFLIVARAPGRMLPTIRSRCRLLTFAPLDDSGVIEAGSLALERMEAPFDGSALRRAASLSEGSVRRALTYVDPETLALVEAVRARLDALPQIDAPALLALAEDVAGKAGERDFAVMIETVQGWISDHLHAHAAAQPARLAPLAEVWEKLGQQAREVETYNLDRRPLVMTLFHDLSSAVSRSRAA, encoded by the coding sequence ATGCGAGAGACCAGCGACGAACCCGACCGGCTGCCGATCGCGCCGCATCCGCGCGAGACGCTGAGCCTGATCGGCCATGAGGCTCAGGAGCGGGCTTTCCTCGACGCCGTCACCTCAGGTCGGATGCATCACGCCTGGCTGCTCGGCGGCCCGGAGGGAATCGGCAAGGCGAGCTTCGCCTATCGCGCCGCGCGCTTCATGCTTTCCGCCGGCGACCCGCGCAATCGAGCCGCGCAGAAGACCGATCTTGCCATGCCGGAGAACGATCCGGCCACGCGCCGCATCATGGCGCAGTCGCACCCCGATTTGCATGTGCTGCGCCGGATCCCGAAGCCAGACGGCAAGAGCTACACCAGCAATGTCCCGGTCGACGCGGTGCGGCGGGTGATCGACCGCTTCGGCGCGAGCGCCGCCGAGGGCGGCTGGCGCGTCTGCATCGTCGATTCAGCCGAGGACATGGAGCGTTCCGCCGCCAATGCGTTGCTGAAGCTGCTGGAGGAACCGCCCCCGCGAGCGCTGTTCCTGATCGTTGCGCGCGCGCCGGGACGGATGCTGCCGACGATCCGCTCGCGCTGCAGGCTCCTGACATTCGCCCCTCTCGACGATTCCGGCGTGATCGAGGCTGGCAGTCTGGCGCTCGAACGCATGGAGGCGCCATTCGACGGCTCGGCGCTGCGCCGCGCGGCGAGCCTATCCGAAGGCTCGGTGAGACGCGCCCTGACCTATGTCGATCCCGAGACGCTCGCTTTGGTCGAAGCGGTGAGGGCACGGCTCGACGCGCTGCCGCAGATCGATGCGCCGGCACTGCTGGCGCTCGCCGAGGACGTCGCCGGCAAGGCTGGCGAGCGCGATTTCGCCGTGATGATCGAGACGGTGCAGGGCTGGATCTCCGACCATCTTCACGCGCATGCTGCGGCGCAACCGGCGCGCCTTGCACCGCTGGCGGAGGTATGGGAAAAGCTTGGCCAGCAGGCGCGCGAGGTCGAGACCTATAATCTCGACCGCCGCCCGCTGGTGATGACCCTGTTTCATGATCTGTCGTCTGCGGTGTCCCGCTCGCGCGCAGCGTGA